One stretch of Rhodoferax lithotrophicus DNA includes these proteins:
- a CDS encoding FecR family protein: MNTIHTLAGRTESELLWTQRRSFLQAASVWVAMGGYNTAQAQNRSNIVELMGDALLNGQRMLPEHTIQTGDAITTGPHSGVIFVLGNSSFKVRQNTQMVVERGASLNLVSVLRLLTGAVVSVWGKGGARRIVTPTITVGIRGTGTYTEVMPEQHDRSYFCNCYGTVDVQAGADHAISQSDYHQSFWAEPEPTGGRLLRAAKAINHTDEELEFLARLVDQRTNWQILGRKGIKNGMGYMDEQPGQKHPAELMGQ, translated from the coding sequence GTGAACACCATCCACACCCTGGCTGGGCGCACTGAATCAGAACTGCTATGGACACAGCGCCGCAGTTTCCTGCAAGCTGCCAGCGTGTGGGTCGCCATGGGCGGCTACAACACCGCACAGGCGCAAAACCGCAGCAACATTGTTGAATTGATGGGTGACGCACTGCTCAATGGTCAGCGCATGCTGCCCGAGCACACCATTCAAACCGGGGATGCCATTACCACCGGCCCCCATTCGGGTGTGATTTTTGTACTGGGCAACTCTTCTTTCAAAGTACGCCAAAACACCCAAATGGTGGTGGAACGTGGTGCCAGCCTGAACCTGGTCAGTGTGTTACGCCTGCTCACAGGCGCGGTCGTCAGCGTATGGGGCAAAGGCGGTGCGCGGCGTATTGTCACACCCACCATCACTGTGGGTATTCGCGGCACAGGAACCTACACCGAAGTGATGCCTGAGCAACATGATCGGAGTTATTTTTGTAATTGCTACGGCACGGTGGATGTGCAGGCTGGCGCGGATCATGCCATCAGCCAATCGGACTACCACCAATCATTCTGGGCCGAACCCGAGCCCACAGGCGGGCGCTTGCTGCGAGCAGCCAAAGCCATCAACCACACCGACGAAGAACTGGAATTCCTGGCCCGTCTGGTAGATCAGCGCACCAACTGGCAGATTTTGGGCCGCAAAGGGATCAAAAACGGCATGGGTTACATGGACGAACAACCCGGCCAGAAACATCCGGCCGAGTTGATGGGTCAATAA
- a CDS encoding BPSS1780 family membrane protein, producing MKLKLVRAFTGATWVKLGIQTYAKQPLALTGLFFMFMALMSVATMVPLIGLPIAMMVLPAITLGLMAATREAIQGKFPMPLILLSGLRAGPVKLRAMFSLGAMYATGFMCAMGVSYLVDGGGFANMYLGGHVPDRDMMESNAFMAAMWTFIGLHLPLSLLFWHAPALVYWHDLSPVKAMFFSIVACFRNFWALTVFALLWMLVMVGMMLGIMTLSSLLGSASLAGTLLFPGLMLVASMFFTSLYFTFRDSFEADLPVKELDLP from the coding sequence ATGAAACTCAAGCTAGTTCGGGCATTCACCGGTGCCACCTGGGTCAAACTGGGGATACAAACCTATGCCAAGCAGCCACTGGCCCTGACCGGGCTGTTTTTTATGTTCATGGCACTCATGTCCGTGGCGACCATGGTGCCACTGATCGGTTTACCCATCGCCATGATGGTGCTGCCAGCCATCACCTTGGGCCTGATGGCTGCCACGCGGGAGGCGATTCAGGGGAAATTTCCCATGCCACTGATTTTGCTCTCGGGTTTGCGTGCTGGCCCGGTCAAGTTACGCGCCATGTTCAGCTTGGGGGCCATGTATGCCACAGGCTTCATGTGTGCCATGGGGGTGTCTTATCTGGTCGATGGTGGCGGCTTTGCCAACATGTATCTGGGTGGTCACGTACCAGACCGGGACATGATGGAGTCCAACGCCTTCATGGCTGCGATGTGGACGTTTATTGGCCTGCATCTGCCACTGTCTTTGTTGTTTTGGCATGCTCCAGCACTGGTTTACTGGCATGACCTGTCACCTGTCAAAGCCATGTTTTTCAGCATCGTGGCGTGTTTTAGAAATTTTTGGGCACTGACGGTATTTGCCCTGTTGTGGATGCTGGTGATGGTGGGGATGATGCTGGGGATCATGACGCTGTCATCCCTGCTGGGCAGTGCCAGCTTGGCGGGTACGCTGTTGTTTCCGGGCCTGATGCTGGTGGCCTCGATGTTTTTTACCTCGCTATATTTCACCTTTCGAGATAGTTTTGAAGCCGATCTACCAGTGAAGGAGCTAGACCTACCGTGA
- a CDS encoding homoserine kinase: MAVYTEVSLSEAQALFKQLKLGHVTSLKGCAGGIENTNYFASAELEGQTHDYVLTLFERLSFEQLPFYLQLMKHLAQHGIAVPEPTANDKGALVFDVKSKPAAVVNKLSGASELAPTPEHCAQVGAMLARMHLAGRSFEPQQPNLRGLSWWNDTVPVVLPYLTQAQKALITQELAYQNHVAALSSYAALPRGPIHADLFRDNVLFDTVNHAPVLSGFFDFYFAGIDTWIFDLAVCLNDWCIDLETGKNNAQNAHSFIASYNQERPLLAAERALLPAMLRAGALRFWLSRLWDFHLPREASMLQAHDPSHFERVLTQRVSHLLDFDTLAACA; the protein is encoded by the coding sequence ATGGCGGTTTACACAGAAGTCTCTCTCTCAGAAGCCCAAGCTCTTTTTAAACAACTGAAACTGGGACATGTCACCAGCTTGAAGGGTTGCGCCGGCGGCATTGAAAACACCAACTATTTCGCCAGTGCGGAGCTTGAAGGACAAACCCATGACTATGTCCTGACGCTGTTTGAGCGCCTGAGCTTTGAACAGCTGCCGTTTTATTTGCAACTGATGAAACACCTGGCACAACATGGCATTGCCGTACCCGAGCCCACCGCCAATGACAAGGGTGCACTGGTCTTTGATGTCAAAAGCAAACCAGCGGCCGTGGTCAACAAGTTGAGCGGAGCCAGTGAACTGGCACCAACTCCCGAGCATTGCGCCCAAGTGGGGGCCATGCTGGCCCGTATGCACCTGGCCGGACGCAGTTTTGAGCCACAGCAGCCCAACCTGCGCGGCTTGAGCTGGTGGAACGACACGGTACCTGTCGTGTTGCCCTATTTGACCCAAGCTCAAAAAGCCTTGATCACCCAGGAGCTGGCCTACCAAAACCATGTTGCCGCACTGTCCAGCTATGCCGCCCTGCCGCGTGGTCCGATTCATGCCGACTTGTTTCGTGACAATGTCTTATTTGATACCGTCAACCACGCCCCTGTGCTGAGCGGTTTTTTTGACTTTTATTTTGCCGGAATAGACACCTGGATTTTTGACTTGGCGGTGTGCCTGAATGATTGGTGTATTGACCTTGAAACTGGCAAAAACAATGCGCAGAACGCTCACTCATTTATAGCATCCTATAACCAGGAACGACCTTTGCTGGCGGCCGAGCGGGCACTGCTGCCCGCCATGCTGCGCGCTGGGGCCCTGCGGTTTTGGCTCTCACGCCTGTGGGATTTTCATCTGCCACGCGAGGCCAGTATGCTGCAGGCGCACGACCCCAGCCACTTTGAGCGGGTACTCACGCAGCGGGTCAGCCATCTGCTGGACTTTGACACACTGGCGGCCTGCGCATGA
- the polA gene encoding DNA polymerase I — protein MNNAPLQTLLLVDGSSYLYRAFHAMPDLRAVPGDPTSPPTGAIRGMINMLQSLRKDVPAAFAVCVFDAKGPTFRDELYPQYKAHRSPMPDDLRSQIEPIHEVVRLMGWKVLDVPGVEADDVIGTLAATAAAQGMQVIVSSGDKDLAQLVTERITIIDTMNGRKRDVEGVTTEFGVPPHLMRDYQALVGDTVDNVPGVPKVGPKTAAKWLNEFGSLDAIVANAANIKGAVGENLRNTLEWLPTGRKLVTIKTDCDLSNWLPDLPAMQSIAVGAMQTGALAIFYEKYGFKGLARALGAAATEATGSENVAGYAKRSADGSDPISVRALSKERDLFDDPEPSTTAAAPRVSSVTYDTILTWDAFDAWLAKLQAAELVALDTETTSLDEMRAHIVGISFSVTPGEAAYIPLAHSYPDAPPQLPLAEVLAKLRPWLEDASHPKLGQHVKYDRHVFANHGIEVQGYAHDTMLQSYVLEVTKPHGLASLAERHLGRTGISFEDLCGKGANQICFDQVDVAKAAEYSCEDSDMTLDVHHTLWPMLERDDKLRFIYELEIKSSEALYRVERNGVLIDAPILAAQSHDLGTRILQLEKEAHELAGQPFNLSSPKQIGEIFFTKLGLPVVKKTPTGAPSTDDEVLQKLAEDYPLPAKILEHRGLSKLKGTYTDKLAQLALPSTGRVHTHYAQAVAVTGRLSSNDPNLQNIPVRTPEGRRVREAFVAPPGSVIASADYSQIELRIMAHISGDAALLLAFHDGMDVHRATAAEIFNVERAQVSSEQRRYAKVINFGLIYGMSAYGLAKALGIDNTAAKNYIERYFDRYPGVKLYMENTRALAKAQGYVETVFGRRLYLPEINSPNGPRRSGAERAAINAPMQGTAADLIKLSMVKVQQVIDAQKLATKMIMQVHDELVFEVPEAEIDWVRHEVPKLMAGVAHLKVPLLAEVGVGPNWDKAH, from the coding sequence ATGAACAATGCTCCTCTCCAAACCCTGTTGCTGGTCGATGGTTCCAGCTACCTGTACCGCGCCTTCCACGCCATGCCCGATCTGCGTGCTGTGCCGGGTGACCCGACCAGCCCGCCCACCGGGGCGATCCGCGGCATGATCAACATGCTGCAAAGCCTGCGCAAGGATGTGCCTGCCGCATTCGCTGTCTGTGTGTTTGATGCCAAAGGCCCTACTTTTCGTGATGAGTTGTACCCACAGTACAAAGCCCATCGCTCACCCATGCCAGACGACTTGCGCAGCCAGATCGAACCGATCCACGAGGTGGTGCGCCTGATGGGCTGGAAGGTGCTGGATGTGCCCGGTGTCGAGGCCGATGACGTGATTGGGACGCTGGCAGCCACTGCGGCGGCGCAAGGTATGCAGGTGATTGTGAGCAGTGGTGACAAAGACCTGGCGCAGTTGGTCACCGAGCGCATCACCATCATCGACACCATGAATGGCCGTAAACGTGACGTGGAGGGTGTCACCACCGAGTTCGGTGTGCCACCCCATCTGATGCGGGATTACCAGGCACTGGTGGGCGACACCGTGGACAACGTGCCCGGTGTGCCCAAGGTGGGGCCCAAGACTGCGGCCAAGTGGCTCAACGAATTTGGTTCGCTGGATGCCATCGTGGCCAACGCCGCCAACATCAAAGGTGCGGTGGGTGAGAATTTGCGCAACACCCTGGAATGGTTGCCCACCGGGCGCAAGCTCGTCACCATCAAAACCGACTGCGACTTGAGCAACTGGTTGCCGGATCTGCCAGCTATGCAATCAATAGCTGTTGGCGCAATGCAGACGGGCGCTTTAGCCATTTTTTATGAAAAATATGGGTTCAAGGGACTGGCTCGGGCGTTGGGTGCGGCTGCCACAGAAGCCACTGGTTCAGAAAATGTAGCCGGATACGCGAAGCGCAGCGCAGATGGCTCTGACCCCATTTCTGTGCGGGCACTCAGCAAAGAGCGTGACCTGTTCGATGACCCGGAGCCCTCCACAACGGCTGCAGCTCCCCGTGTCAGCAGCGTCACTTACGACACCATCCTGACCTGGGACGCGTTCGATGCTTGGTTGGCCAAGCTGCAGGCCGCCGAGCTGGTTGCACTTGACACCGAAACCACCTCGCTGGATGAGATGCGGGCCCACATTGTTGGCATCAGCTTCAGCGTGACTCCCGGCGAGGCGGCCTACATCCCGCTGGCCCATAGTTACCCGGATGCACCGCCGCAGTTGCCCTTGGCCGAGGTGCTGGCCAAACTCCGACCCTGGCTGGAGGATGCCAGCCACCCCAAGCTCGGGCAGCATGTCAAATATGACCGCCATGTGTTTGCCAACCACGGCATTGAGGTGCAGGGCTACGCGCACGACACCATGCTGCAAAGCTATGTGCTGGAAGTCACCAAGCCGCATGGGCTGGCCAGCCTGGCCGAGCGGCATCTGGGGCGCACCGGCATCAGTTTTGAAGACCTGTGTGGCAAAGGGGCCAACCAGATCTGTTTTGACCAGGTGGACGTGGCCAAAGCCGCCGAATATTCGTGTGAAGACTCCGACATGACGCTGGATGTACATCACACCCTGTGGCCGATGCTGGAGCGTGATGACAAGTTGCGTTTTATCTACGAGCTGGAAATCAAGAGCAGTGAGGCTTTGTACCGGGTGGAGCGCAACGGTGTGTTGATTGATGCGCCGATTCTGGCGGCGCAAAGTCATGATCTCGGGACACGTATTCTGCAATTGGAAAAAGAGGCGCACGAGCTGGCGGGGCAGCCTTTCAACCTGAGCAGCCCCAAGCAGATTGGCGAAATTTTCTTTACCAAACTCGGCCTGCCGGTGGTCAAAAAAACCCCGACAGGCGCGCCCAGTACCGATGACGAGGTGCTGCAAAAACTGGCAGAAGACTACCCGCTGCCGGCCAAAATCCTGGAGCACCGCGGCCTGTCCAAACTCAAGGGCACCTACACCGACAAGCTGGCCCAGCTGGCTTTGCCCTCCACCGGCCGGGTGCACACCCATTACGCGCAAGCCGTGGCGGTAACCGGGCGTTTGAGCAGCAACGACCCGAACCTGCAAAACATTCCGGTGCGTACCCCCGAAGGCCGCCGTGTGCGCGAGGCCTTTGTGGCCCCGCCGGGCAGCGTGATTGCCAGTGCCGATTACAGCCAGATCGAGTTACGCATCATGGCGCACATCAGTGGGGATGCGGCGCTGCTGCTGGCGTTTCACGATGGCATGGACGTGCACCGCGCCACCGCTGCCGAAATTTTCAACGTCGAGCGGGCCCAGGTCAGCAGTGAGCAGCGTCGTTATGCCAAGGTGATCAATTTTGGCCTGATCTACGGCATGAGTGCCTACGGTCTGGCCAAAGCCCTTGGCATTGACAACACCGCCGCCAAAAACTACATCGAACGCTACTTTGACCGCTACCCCGGCGTGAAGCTGTACATGGAAAATACCCGTGCGCTGGCCAAGGCGCAGGGTTATGTGGAAACTGTGTTTGGCAGAAGGCTTTACCTGCCCGAGATCAACTCGCCCAACGGCCCACGTCGCAGCGGGGCCGAGCGTGCCGCCATCAACGCCCCGATGCAGGGCACGGCAGCAGACCTGATCAAGCTCAGCATGGTCAAGGTGCAGCAAGTGATTGACGCGCAAAAGCTGGCCACCAAAATGATCATGCAGGTGCATGACGAACTGGTGTTTGAGGTGCCTGAGGCTGAAATAGACTGGGTACGCCATGAAGTGCCCAAATTGATGGCCGGTGTGGCACACCTGAAAGTGCCTTTGCTGGCCGAGGTGGGTGTGGGGCCCAATTGGGACAAAGCACATTGA
- a CDS encoding SAM-dependent methyltransferase yields MDIPRIFNITESAHRIHNPITPEKLATLGAVLRLESGSRVLDLGSGSGEMLCTWARDHGILGTGIDMSQLFTEQAKLRAVELGVADQVKFIHGDAAGYISDERVSVAACVGATWIAGGVAGMIELLARSLRTGGIILIGEPYWRQLPPTEEVAKGCLANAISDFLMLPELLASFSRLGYDVVEMVLADQDGWDRYEAAKWLTMRRWLEANLGDELAKEVRAQLISEPERYAAYTREYLGWGVFALMPR; encoded by the coding sequence ATGGACATCCCACGAATTTTCAACATCACTGAAAGTGCTCACCGCATCCATAACCCGATCACACCCGAAAAGCTCGCCACGCTTGGCGCGGTGCTGCGTCTGGAATCGGGATCCAGAGTACTGGATCTCGGCAGCGGTTCGGGGGAGATGCTGTGCACTTGGGCGCGCGACCACGGCATCCTCGGCACTGGCATTGACATGAGCCAGTTGTTCACTGAGCAGGCGAAGCTTCGTGCTGTAGAGCTTGGTGTCGCTGACCAAGTCAAATTTATCCATGGTGATGCTGCTGGCTATATCTCTGACGAGAGGGTAAGCGTGGCAGCCTGTGTCGGGGCCACTTGGATCGCCGGGGGAGTCGCCGGCATGATTGAGCTTCTGGCGCGGAGCCTGCGCACCGGAGGGATCATCCTCATCGGCGAGCCCTACTGGCGGCAGTTACCGCCGACGGAAGAGGTGGCCAAGGGGTGTCTTGCCAATGCCATCTCCGACTTTCTCATGCTTCCAGAACTTCTCGCGTCTTTCAGTCGCCTTGGCTACGATGTCGTTGAAATGGTTCTGGCGGATCAGGACGGCTGGGATAGATATGAAGCAGCCAAATGGCTCACAATGCGCCGATGGCTTGAAGCGAATCTCGGCGACGAGTTGGCGAAAGAGGTTCGAGCCCAACTGATCTCGGAGCCTGAGCGCTACGCCGCTTACACCCGTGAATACCTGGGCTGGGGGGTGTTCGCGCTGATGCCACGATGA
- the panC gene encoding pantoate--beta-alanine ligase, producing MKIIKTISELRAYLGNFKRPAFVPTMGNLHAGHLALVRQAKPLGDVLVVSIFVNRLQFLPHEDFDTYPRTWQADCQALEQAGCDVVFAPSEQELYPEPQGFKVHPPAELADILEGHFRPGFFVGVSTVVMKLFACVQPRVAVFGQKDYQQLMVIKRMAQQFALPIEVLGGPTLRAEDGLALSSRNNYLSAPERAEAVHLSQALQHMAQALRDGVTDVAQLEQQAMAGLTARGWQPDYLVVRRRHDLQTPKAAELADLLTHQGLVVLAAARLGSTRLIDNLEV from the coding sequence ATGAAAATAATTAAGACCATTTCCGAACTGCGTGCCTATCTGGGCAACTTCAAACGCCCCGCATTTGTCCCCACCATGGGCAACTTACACGCCGGTCACCTGGCTCTGGTGCGCCAGGCCAAACCTTTGGGTGATGTGCTGGTGGTCAGTATTTTTGTCAACCGCCTGCAATTTCTGCCACACGAAGACTTTGACACCTACCCACGCACCTGGCAGGCCGATTGCCAGGCGCTGGAGCAAGCCGGTTGCGATGTGGTGTTTGCCCCCTCCGAGCAAGAGCTTTACCCCGAACCCCAGGGCTTCAAGGTGCACCCGCCAGCAGAGCTGGCCGACATTCTGGAGGGCCACTTCCGGCCCGGCTTTTTTGTCGGTGTCAGCACCGTGGTGATGAAGCTGTTTGCCTGTGTGCAACCCCGTGTGGCGGTGTTTGGCCAAAAAGACTACCAGCAGCTTATGGTGATCAAGCGCATGGCGCAGCAGTTTGCCTTGCCCATCGAAGTGCTGGGTGGCCCCACCCTGCGGGCTGAAGATGGCCTGGCCTTGTCCTCACGCAACAACTACCTGTCAGCCCCCGAGCGGGCCGAGGCCGTACACCTGTCACAAGCCCTGCAACACATGGCCCAGGCCTTGCGCGATGGCGTTACCGACGTGGCCCAGCTGGAGCAACAAGCCATGGCCGGTTTGACCGCCCGCGGCTGGCAACCCGACTACCTGGTGGTGCGCCGCCGTCATGACCTGCAAACGCCGAAAGCCGCCGAACTGGCCGATTTACTCACCCACCAGGGCCTGGTGGTTTTGGCCGCCGCCCGCCTGGGCAGCACCCGCTTGATTGACAACCTCGAAGTTTGA
- the panB gene encoding 3-methyl-2-oxobutanoate hydroxymethyltransferase, whose protein sequence is MNSSATQSASPYGTLPPTSNPAARKPVSLPRLMEMHARGEKIAMLTAYDATFAAVADAAGVECILIGDSLGMVCQGLSSTVGVSLETMRYHVESVTRGVRRVQGTAWIIGDLPYGTYHESKEQALRSAAVLMQAGAHMVKLEGGGWTADTVRFLVERGIPVCAHLGLTPQTVHALGGYRVQGKTVESATILKRHAHELQDAGATLLVLEMVPSVLAAELTAELPHCATIGIGAGNGTAGQVLVLHDMLGLNLGKMPKFVRNFMADLPGVQGQHGIKEAMQAYVQAVKNLSFPDNALHAW, encoded by the coding sequence ATGAATTCATCCGCCACACAAAGCGCCTCACCTTATGGCACCTTGCCTCCCACCAGCAACCCGGCGGCACGCAAGCCTGTGAGCCTGCCGCGTTTAATGGAAATGCATGCCCGGGGTGAAAAAATCGCCATGCTGACCGCCTACGATGCCACCTTTGCCGCCGTGGCCGATGCCGCCGGTGTGGAATGTATTCTGATTGGCGACTCCCTGGGCATGGTTTGTCAAGGCTTGAGCAGCACCGTGGGGGTGTCACTGGAAACCATGCGTTACCACGTCGAAAGTGTCACGCGTGGCGTGCGCCGGGTGCAAGGCACGGCCTGGATCATTGGCGACCTGCCCTATGGCACTTACCACGAGTCCAAAGAACAAGCCCTGCGCAGTGCCGCTGTCTTGATGCAAGCCGGTGCACACATGGTCAAGCTAGAGGGTGGTGGCTGGACAGCAGACACCGTGCGTTTTCTGGTGGAGCGTGGCATTCCCGTCTGTGCCCACCTCGGTTTGACACCCCAAACCGTGCACGCCCTGGGCGGTTACCGGGTTCAAGGCAAAACGGTGGAATCTGCCACCATCCTGAAACGCCATGCCCATGAACTGCAAGATGCCGGGGCCACCCTGCTGGTGCTGGAGATGGTGCCATCCGTGCTGGCGGCCGAGCTGACTGCAGAACTGCCACACTGCGCCACCATCGGCATCGGCGCGGGCAACGGCACGGCTGGTCAGGTACTGGTGTTACACGACATGCTGGGCCTGAACCTGGGCAAGATGCCCAAATTTGTGCGCAACTTCATGGCGGATCTGCCGGGCGTACAAGGCCAGCACGGCATCAAGGAAGCCATGCAAGCCTATGTTCAAGCGGTGAAAAACCTCAGCTTCCCTGACAACGCCCTGCACGCCTGGTGA
- the nadB gene encoding L-aspartate oxidase, producing the protein MNSRPNTPPASALHFDVLIVGSGLAGLSAALLLSSEKRVAVITKRAVNEGSSGWAQGGIAAVWNKDDSFDAHVDDTLIAGAGLCDLAATRFVVENAPKAISWLQTMGVPFSEEDGQLHLTREGGHSARRIVHVTDATGAAVQRTLIERVQKTPNITLFENHTLIDLITSDKLGLPERRCLGLYALDSDTDQVLTFEAPQTILATGGAGKVYLYTTNPDTATGDGIAAAWRAGCRVQNMEFIQFHPTALYHPHAKSFLISEAVRGEGGRLLLPDGTRFMPQHDPRAELAPRDVVARAIDFEMKKGGFDCVYLDISHQPQSFLQEHFPNIYARCLELGIDIAKQPIPVVPSAHFTCGGVVADLHGRTDVAGLYAIGETACSGLHGANRLASNSLVECMVFAQATTQDIMQSTGASSPTLPAWDDSRVSDADEAVVISHNWDELRRFMWDYVGIVRTNKRLERAAHRIALLQGEIQEFYSHFHVTRDLLELRNLVVVADLIVRSAQARHESRGLHFSRDYPHMLGKALPTILQPQV; encoded by the coding sequence ATGAATTCACGTCCCAACACCCCACCCGCATCTGCCTTGCATTTTGATGTGCTGATTGTCGGCAGCGGTCTGGCGGGCTTAAGTGCCGCGCTGCTGCTGAGCTCTGAGAAGCGTGTGGCGGTGATCACCAAACGCGCGGTCAATGAAGGCTCCAGCGGCTGGGCGCAGGGCGGCATTGCGGCGGTCTGGAACAAGGACGACAGTTTTGACGCGCATGTAGACGACACGCTGATTGCCGGGGCTGGCCTGTGTGACCTGGCCGCCACCCGTTTTGTGGTGGAAAACGCACCCAAGGCGATTTCCTGGCTGCAAACCATGGGGGTGCCATTCTCGGAAGAAGATGGCCAGCTGCACCTGACCCGTGAAGGCGGCCACAGCGCCCGACGCATTGTGCACGTGACCGATGCCACCGGCGCTGCGGTGCAGCGCACGCTGATTGAGCGGGTACAAAAAACCCCCAACATCACCCTGTTTGAAAACCACACCCTGATTGACCTGATCACCAGCGACAAGCTGGGCTTGCCAGAGCGGCGCTGCCTGGGCCTGTATGCGCTGGATTCCGACACCGACCAGGTGCTCACCTTTGAGGCCCCGCAAACCATTCTGGCCACCGGCGGCGCAGGCAAGGTTTACCTCTACACCACCAACCCCGACACCGCCACCGGCGACGGCATTGCCGCCGCCTGGCGGGCCGGCTGCCGGGTGCAAAACATGGAATTCATCCAGTTCCACCCCACCGCCCTGTACCACCCGCATGCCAAATCTTTCCTGATCAGCGAAGCCGTACGCGGTGAAGGCGGTCGCCTGCTGCTGCCCGACGGTACCCGCTTCATGCCTCAACACGACCCACGCGCCGAACTGGCCCCGCGTGACGTGGTGGCCCGCGCGATTGACTTCGAGATGAAAAAAGGCGGCTTTGATTGCGTTTACCTGGACATCTCACACCAGCCCCAAAGCTTTCTGCAAGAGCACTTTCCCAACATTTACGCCCGCTGCCTGGAACTGGGCATTGACATTGCCAAACAGCCCATTCCGGTCGTGCCCTCGGCCCACTTCACCTGTGGCGGCGTGGTGGCCGACCTGCATGGCCGCACCGACGTGGCCGGACTCTACGCCATTGGCGAAACCGCGTGCAGCGGCTTGCATGGTGCCAACCGGCTGGCCAGCAACTCGCTGGTGGAATGTATGGTGTTTGCCCAAGCCACCACGCAAGACATCATGCAAAGCACGGGAGCCAGTTCACCCACCTTGCCAGCCTGGGACGACAGCCGCGTCAGTGATGCCGACGAAGCCGTGGTGATTTCGCACAACTGGGACGAGCTGCGCCGCTTCATGTGGGACTACGTGGGCATTGTGCGCACCAACAAGCGCCTGGAACGGGCGGCCCACCGCATTGCCCTGTTGCAAGGGGAAATCCAAGAGTTTTACTCGCACTTTCACGTCACCCGCGACCTGCTTGAATTGCGCAACCTGGTGGTGGTGGCCGACCTGATCGTGCGCTCGGCCCAGGCCCGCCACGAAAGCCGTGGCCTGCATTTCAGTCGCGACTACCCGCACATGCTGGGCAAAGCCTTGCCGACCATACTGCAACCGCAGGTTTGA
- a CDS encoding segregation and condensation protein A, translated as MRDTASQVSGRDSDLASMPTVVDQVAVARLYGEPLFAMPQDLYIPPDALEVFLEAFEGPLDLLLYLIRKQNFNILDIPMAGLTRQYLSYVDEIRHHNLELAAEYLLMAAMLIEIKSRMLLPPKHVAQGEEADDPRAELVRRLLEYEQMKLAAARLNQLPQLGRDFLRAEITIEQALQPRFPDVSISELQEAWQAILKRAKLVQRHKITREELSVREHMSMVLRALHGQRFVEFEALFNPEQGSAVLVVTFIALLELAKETLIEITQAEAFAPIYVRLAYTPT; from the coding sequence ATGCGTGATACTGCCAGCCAGGTTTCTGGCAGAGATTCTGACTTGGCGAGCATGCCCACGGTGGTTGACCAGGTGGCTGTGGCGCGGCTATATGGTGAGCCGCTGTTTGCTATGCCACAAGACCTGTACATCCCGCCGGATGCTCTTGAGGTCTTTCTGGAGGCTTTTGAAGGGCCACTGGATTTGTTGCTCTACCTGATCCGCAAGCAGAATTTCAACATTCTTGACATTCCCATGGCCGGTTTGACACGCCAATACCTGAGTTATGTGGACGAAATTCGCCACCATAACCTGGAACTGGCGGCTGAATACCTGCTGATGGCAGCCATGCTGATCGAAATCAAATCGCGCATGCTGCTGCCACCCAAACATGTGGCGCAAGGTGAAGAGGCCGACGACCCTCGGGCCGAACTGGTGCGCCGCCTGCTGGAATACGAGCAAATGAAACTGGCCGCAGCAAGGCTCAACCAGTTGCCCCAGCTTGGGCGAGATTTTTTGCGTGCCGAAATCACCATCGAACAAGCCTTGCAGCCACGCTTTCCCGATGTCAGCATCAGCGAACTGCAAGAAGCCTGGCAAGCCATTCTGAAACGCGCCAAGCTGGTGCAACGCCACAAAATCACCCGTGAAGAACTCTCGGTACGTGAGCACATGAGCATGGTGCTCAGAGCCCTGCATGGCCAGCGTTTTGTGGAGTTTGAAGCCTTGTTCAACCCCGAACAAGGTTCTGCCGTGCTGGTGGTCACCTTCATTGCCTTGCTGGAGTTGGCCAAGGAAACCCTGATTGAAATTACCCAGGCCGAAGCCTTTGCCCCGATCTACGTGCGGCTGGCCTACACCCCAACCTAA
- a CDS encoding DUF3460 family protein, protein MNIFYRPQYQSDATLFINQLKDKTPGMEDRQREGRALLWDKPINREAQSEFKAARVAQQPYVYQTAAKE, encoded by the coding sequence ATGAACATTTTTTATCGCCCACAGTACCAATCCGATGCCACGTTGTTTATCAACCAGCTCAAAGACAAAACGCCCGGTATGGAAGACCGTCAGCGCGAAGGTCGTGCATTGTTATGGGACAAGCCCATCAACCGTGAAGCCCAGAGCGAATTCAAGGCCGCCCGCGTGGCACAACAGCCCTACGTTTACCAGACCGCTGCAAAAGAATAA